A single window of Anaerocolumna chitinilytica DNA harbors:
- a CDS encoding serine hydrolase domain-containing protein codes for MSGLLKEFLNYADQERLVINYIQVRKQGEILEEYQRLQSKTRLNTWSASKSFVSAAAGIAIGEGLLDLQEKVYLSFEEYLPEHPDENLFHITVRDMLTMTSGLESPLFFADDAQRYATEDWIEFFFQQKFLYKPGSRFLYSNFNTYMVSCLIEKRAGQNLLEYLRNRLFKPLGILSPDWTFCPKGHVHAANGLYLTIDEMANFGEMLLNGGKYGNKQVVPADYVKEATTNRLDLSEPENGYGYQFWINPDHISYRADGKFGQYVIVLPQKEAVVAVQSLESRDVFSAVWEQIVSKL; via the coding sequence ATGTCGGGTTTATTGAAGGAATTTTTAAATTATGCAGATCAGGAAAGGCTGGTTATTAATTATATACAGGTGAGAAAACAGGGTGAAATACTAGAGGAGTATCAGAGGCTTCAATCTAAAACCCGTCTGAATACCTGGTCTGCCAGCAAAAGTTTTGTCTCAGCGGCTGCGGGGATTGCTATAGGGGAAGGACTGCTTGATCTACAGGAGAAGGTATATTTAAGTTTTGAAGAATATTTGCCGGAGCATCCCGATGAGAATTTATTTCATATTACGGTAAGAGATATGTTAACTATGACATCAGGGCTGGAATCGCCGCTATTCTTTGCGGATGATGCACAGAGATATGCAACAGAGGACTGGATTGAATTTTTCTTTCAGCAGAAGTTCCTTTATAAACCGGGCAGCCGTTTTCTATACAGTAATTTTAATACCTATATGGTCAGTTGTCTGATTGAAAAGAGAGCCGGTCAGAACTTACTGGAATATCTGCGAAACAGGTTGTTTAAACCTTTGGGTATCCTAAGTCCCGATTGGACCTTCTGCCCCAAGGGACATGTACATGCTGCCAACGGCCTGTATCTGACAATTGATGAGATGGCAAATTTCGGAGAAATGCTTCTAAACGGCGGAAAATACGGAAATAAACAGGTTGTTCCCGCTGACTATGTGAAGGAAGCAACTACCAACCGCTTAGACTTATCAGAGCCGGAAAATGGATATGGCTATCAGTTCTGGATTAATCCGGATCATATATCCTACCGAGCAGACGGCAAGTTCGGTCAATATGTTATAGTGCTGCCTCAGAAAGAGGCGGTAGTGGCAGTTCAATCACTGGAGAGCAGAGATGTGTTTTCAGCAGTTTGGGAGCAGATAGTATCTAAGCTTTAA